A stretch of the Hydra vulgaris chromosome 09, alternate assembly HydraT2T_AEP genome encodes the following:
- the LOC105844600 gene encoding ciliary microtubule inner protein 1 isoform X2, whose amino-acid sequence MDARKQRKSLNAVHNDEIWKDHISREIVAQKHWPEKWGYVLDIYKEIQAQADNKEDHLKNNNRENTFPKTNAQMIGWKSALNKLNQYGISEIRAKGKSDIFKTFDWPQESQ is encoded by the exons ATGGATGCTCGAAAGCAAAGAAAATCTCTTAATGCAGTTCACAATGACGAAATTtg GAAAGATCATATCAGTCGAGAAATTGTGGCACAAAAGCATTGGCCAGAAAAATGGGGATATGTTTTGGATATATATAAAgag ATTCAAGCGCAAGCAGACAATAAAGAAGATCATCTCAAAAACAATAATAGAGAAAATACATTTCCAAAAACAAATGCCCAGATGATTGGATGGAAATCGGCTCTAAATAAGTTGAATCAATATGGTATATCGGAAATTAGAGCGAAGGGAAAGTCCgacatatttaaaacatttgactGGCCTCAAGAAAGTCAGTAa
- the LOC136084944 gene encoding uncharacterized protein LOC136084944, which yields MSKVKTRSSTTAISDFIGPGKDFIPSELPTNRAVTEKQDIELYEEYQKNISPDISLNDNYNPVNVNFTLKQDNEIKLLIERLLKDKLGVYAFLVTRFLKKKSRKNTMSIKNTAMASIRFGISPAATAAIATSYLQDLIEAGFLTPEYSYLACDPS from the exons atgtcaAAAGTTAAGACTAGATCATCCACCACTGCAATTTCAGATTTTATTGGACCTGGAAAAGATTTTATTCCTAGTGAGCTGCCTACAAACAGAGCA GTTACAGAAAAACAAGATATAGAATTATATGaagaatatcaaaaaaatatttctcctgATATTTCTCTCAATGACAACTATAATCCAGTTAATGTtaactttactttaaaacaagacaatgaaattaaattgttgATTGAAAGGCTTCTAAAGGATAAATTAGGTGTCTATGCTTTCCTTGTAAcacgatttttaaaaaagaagtcaCGAAAAAACACTATGTCAATAAAAAACACAGCAATGGCTAGTATAAG gttTGGGATTTCACCTGCTGCAACTGCAGCAATTGCTACAAGTTATCTGCAAGATTTAATTGAAGCAGGATTTCTCACCCCTGAATACTCTTACCTCGCTTGTGATCCTTCTTAG